A region from the Streptomyces lydicus genome encodes:
- a CDS encoding type B 50S ribosomal protein L31 — translation MKPGIHPAYGPVVFRDRAADVAFLTRSTATSDKTIEWEDGRTYPVIDVEISSASHPFYTGTSRVMDTAGRVERFERRYGTRGAR, via the coding sequence GTGAAGCCTGGAATCCACCCCGCCTACGGGCCGGTCGTCTTCCGCGACCGGGCCGCCGACGTCGCCTTTCTGACCCGTTCGACCGCCACCAGCGACAAGACGATCGAGTGGGAGGACGGCCGCACCTATCCCGTCATCGACGTCGAGATCTCCTCGGCGAGCCACCCCTTCTACACGGGCACGTCCCGGGTGATGGACACCGCGGGCCGCGTCGAGCGGTTCGAGCGCCGCTACGGCACCCGCGGGGCCCGCTGA
- the rpsN gene encoding 30S ribosomal protein S14, producing MAKQSKIAKNEKRRMTVARYAARRAVLKAVIRSPHTPEEERTAARRELSRQPRDASATRVRNRDSVDGRPRGHFRAFGLSRVRLREQAHAGYLPGVRKSSW from the coding sequence ATGGCCAAGCAGAGCAAGATCGCCAAGAACGAGAAGCGCCGGATGACCGTCGCCCGCTACGCGGCCCGGCGCGCGGTCCTCAAGGCCGTCATCCGCAGCCCGCACACCCCCGAGGAGGAGCGCACCGCCGCCCGGCGCGAGCTCTCCCGCCAGCCGCGGGACGCCAGCGCCACCCGGGTGCGCAACCGCGACAGCGTCGACGGGCGCCCTCGCGGCCACTTCCGCGCCTTCGGCCTGTCCCGCGTACGACTGCGCGAGCAGGCGCACGCGGGCTACCTGCCGGGGGTCCGCAAGTCGAGCTGGTAG
- the rpmB gene encoding 50S ribosomal protein L28: MSAHCQLTGRAPGFGNSVSHSHRRTPRRFDPNIQRKRYWLQSEGRHIRLTLSTRGIKTVDTIGIEAAVARIRARGEKV; this comes from the coding sequence ATGTCCGCCCACTGCCAGCTGACCGGCCGCGCGCCGGGCTTCGGCAACTCCGTCTCCCATTCGCACCGGCGCACCCCGCGCCGCTTCGACCCCAACATCCAGCGCAAGCGCTACTGGCTGCAGAGCGAGGGCCGGCACATCCGGCTCACGCTGAGCACCAGGGGCATCAAGACCGTGGACACGATCGGGATCGAGGCGGCCGTCGCCCGGATCCGCGCACGAGGGGAGAAGGTCTGA
- the tatA gene encoding Sec-independent protein translocase subunit TatA encodes MLRNAFEPWHLILIIAVLVLLFGSKKLPDMARGLGRSMRILKAEVKTLKADEPDVTPRPDATPRTDAAPRPEAAARH; translated from the coding sequence ATGCTCCGCAACGCCTTCGAACCCTGGCACCTGATCCTGATCATCGCGGTACTCGTGCTGCTCTTCGGCTCGAAGAAGCTGCCCGACATGGCGCGCGGACTGGGCCGCTCGATGCGCATCCTCAAGGCCGAGGTCAAGACGCTCAAGGCCGACGAGCCGGACGTGACACCCCGCCCTGACGCGACGCCCCGTACGGACGCAGCGCCCCGCCCGGAGGCCGCCGCCCGGCACTGA
- a CDS encoding nitrilase-related carbon-nitrogen hydrolase: protein MLVALAQTDCVLGGVAENLDVAREQIQQAAAQGADLVVFPELSLHGYHLGALERDASLAANDPRLLELSTLGPDVLVGFHEHTSLRAYNTAAHYAAGELVHAHRKLYLPNYLAWEERKHVSPGQSLRAYELKRDRSGGRGATLVCNDAWQPALPWLAVQDGAEVLFVPTNSAASLDPEAMDTGLYWDTLLSYTAKMLQCWVVFVNRVGNEHGAAFWGGSRVVDPRGAVVAQAPKWEPSLVTVEIDLAEARRQRRAVPLVAEARLGLIDREVRRLIDEGGDH from the coding sequence ATGCTCGTTGCGCTGGCGCAGACGGACTGTGTGCTGGGCGGGGTGGCGGAGAACCTCGATGTCGCCCGTGAGCAGATCCAGCAGGCGGCGGCGCAGGGTGCGGATCTTGTCGTCTTTCCCGAACTGAGCCTGCACGGCTATCACTTGGGGGCGCTGGAGCGTGACGCGTCGCTCGCGGCGAACGATCCGAGGCTGCTGGAGCTGAGCACCCTCGGCCCCGATGTGCTGGTCGGCTTCCACGAGCACACCAGTCTGCGGGCCTACAACACCGCGGCCCACTACGCGGCCGGTGAACTGGTGCACGCCCACCGCAAGCTGTACCTCCCCAACTACCTGGCCTGGGAGGAGCGCAAGCACGTCAGCCCTGGGCAGTCACTGCGCGCGTACGAGCTGAAGCGGGACCGGAGCGGGGGCCGGGGCGCGACGCTGGTGTGCAATGACGCCTGGCAGCCGGCCCTGCCGTGGCTGGCGGTGCAGGACGGTGCCGAGGTGCTGTTCGTCCCGACGAACAGTGCGGCGAGCCTGGATCCGGAGGCGATGGACACCGGGCTCTACTGGGACACCCTGCTGTCCTATACGGCGAAGATGCTGCAGTGCTGGGTGGTCTTCGTGAACCGGGTGGGCAATGAGCACGGTGCGGCGTTCTGGGGCGGCTCGCGGGTGGTGGACCCACGGGGCGCGGTGGTGGCGCAGGCGCCCAAGTGGGAGCCCTCGCTGGTCACCGTCGAGATCGACCTCGCCGAGGCGCGGCGGCAGCGCCGGGCGGTGCCGCTGGTCGCCGAGGCCCGGTTGGGGCTGATCGACCGCGAGGTGCGGCGGCTGATCGACGAGGGCGGCGATCACTGA
- the rpmG gene encoding 50S ribosomal protein L33 codes for MARNELRPVVKLRSTAGTGYTYVTRKNRRNDPDRLELRKYDPVAGRHVTFREER; via the coding sequence ATGGCCCGCAACGAACTACGCCCGGTCGTCAAGCTCCGGTCCACCGCCGGCACCGGCTACACCTACGTGACCCGCAAGAACCGCCGTAACGACCCCGACCGCCTGGAACTGCGCAAGTACGACCCGGTGGCCGGCCGTCACGTGACCTTCCGAGAGGAGCGCTGA